The following are encoded together in the Lactuca sativa cultivar Salinas chromosome 1, Lsat_Salinas_v11, whole genome shotgun sequence genome:
- the LOC111919852 gene encoding uncharacterized protein LOC111919852 produces the protein MNALSLNIRGVSESHKVEWIRKIKIGHKIDFIGIQETHVADPGNIDIEGCWGSPNFEFELVESQGRSGGLLSIWDPLIFTKHNVIKSKNFLAISGHWKGFSDTISMVNVYGPQSISDKREVWVEILSLKDIIKGSWVIFGDFSAVRKPEERLRSSFCKYSSSDFNKFICEFGLKEFAMGGCKFIYLRDDGSKLSKIDHFLVCNQFIQMQPHSTVTALAKEHSDHSRLFLTHSKANFGTPPFRFYNSWLLSSGFNEVFDNSWSTLRGFGTPDILLKAKIKWVKNATRS, from the coding sequence ATGAATGCCTTAAGTCTCAATATCAGGGGAGTGAGCGAAAGTCACAAGGTGGAGTGGATACGGAAGATCAAAATTGGTCACAAGATTGATTTCATTGGAATTCAAGAAACACATGTTGCTGATCCTGGAAATATTGACATAGAGGGATGCTGGGGAAGTCCGaattttgagtttgaacttgTTGAATCTCAAGGTAGATCTGGTGGGCTTCTTAGCATATGGGACCCATTGATATTTACAAAGCATAATGTTATCAAGAGTAAGAATTTTCTTGCGATCTCGGGACATTGGAAGGGATTCTCAGATACCATTTCAATGGTTAATGTTTATGGACCTCAATCCATCTCAGATAAACGGGAAGTGTGGGTGGAAATATTGTCACTAAAGGATATTATAAAGGGAAGTTGGGTAATTTTTGGAGATTTTAGTGCCGTGCGTAAACCGGAAGAAAGACTACGTTCCTCTTTCTGCAAATATTCCTCCTCTGATTTTAATAAATTCATCTGTGAATTTGGTCTAAAGGAATTTGCCATGGGGGGTTGTAAATTCATCTATCTAAGAGATGATGGCTCCAAATTAAGCAAAATTGATCATTTTCTTGTATGTAATCAATTCATTCAGATGCAACCTCATTCAACAGTCACTGCCCTTGCTAAAGAACACTCCGATCACTCACGTCTTTTTTTAACACACTCGAAGGCCAATTTTGGAACCCCACCTTTTCGATTCTACAATTCTTGGCTGTTATCGTCCGGTTTTAACGAGGTGTTTGATAACTCTTGGAGCACTTTAAGGGGTTTTGGTACTCCAGATATCTTGCTCAAGGCAAAAATCAAATGGGTGAAAAACGCCACTCGCAGTTGA
- the LOC111919840 gene encoding phospholipase A1-II 1, which translates to MGSISKRWTTLSGEDNWSGLLDPLDIDLRRYIIHYGEMAQAARDAFNTEKTSKNAGNSLYNRSNLLSKVGIEQGNPFKYEVTKYFYGTSSAPLPSFLVKSLSREAWSKESNWIGYVAVATDEGKVALGRRDVVISWRGTVQNMEWINDLKFPSVSAPEIFREHHHVKVQHGWHSIYTTGDPASRFNKASARDQVLEEVRRLVDLYKDEDISLTVVGHSMGGALATLNAVDIVSNGFNKTTMGMSVKTFPVTAFVFGSPRVGNSDFQKFFSLHKDIHILRVHNAHDVVPHYPLKLGYLHIGEELVIDTSKSAYLKSPGDIHRWHDMESYLHGVAGAQGREGGFKLEVRRDIALVNKYSDTLLDEYHVPPMWWVKKNKGMVRQADGSWLLMDHEDDDVCIS; encoded by the exons ATGGGCAGCATATCTAAGAGATGGACGACACTAAGTGGAGAAGACAATTGGTCAGGCCTATTAGATCCACTTGACATCGATCTACGGCGATACATTATCCACTATGGCGAGATGGCTCAAGCAGCAAGAGACGCTTTCAATACAGAGAAGACATCAAAGAACGCCGGAAACAGCCTATACAATCGTAGTAATCTCCTCTCAAAAGTTGGAATCGAGCAAGGAAACCCTTTCAAGTATGAAGTGACAAAATATTTCTACGGCACATCCTCAGCCCCCCTTCCGTCTTTCCTTGTAAAGTCATTGTCAAGAGAGGCCTGGAGCAAGGAATCGAACTGGATAGGTTATGTAGCAGTGGCTACAGATGAAGGGAAGGTGGCATTAGGGAGGAGAGATGTTGTTATTTCATGGAGAGGCACAGTTCAAAACATGGAATGGATTAATGATCTAAAATTTCCTTCGGTTTCAGCTCCGGAAATATTTAGAGAACATCATCATGTAAAAGTTCAACATGGGTGGCATTCAATCTACACCACTGGTGATCCTGCATCTCGTTTCAACAAAGCAAGTGCTAGAGACCAA GTTCTTGAAGAGGTGAGGCGATTAGTTGATTTATACAAGGACGAGGACATAAGTTTGACAGTAGTCGGGCATAGCATGGGTGGAGCACTTGCGACGCTTAATGCAGTTGATATCGTCTCGAATGGATTCAACAAGACGACAATGGGCATGTCTGTCAAGACGTTTCCTGTGACAGCTTTTGTTTTTGGTAGCCCTCGTGTGGGAAACTCGGACTTTCAAAAGTTTTTCTCTTTACATAAGGACATCCATATCCTACGTGTTCATAATGCACACGATGTGGTTCCACACTACCCATTGAAGTTGGGTTACTTGCACATTGGTGAAGAGTTGGTGATTGATACAAGTAAGTCCGCATACTTGAAGAGTCCTGGAGACATACATAGGTGGCATGACATGGAGAGTTACTTACATGGAGTTGCGGGTGCACAAGGTAGAGAGGGAGGTTTCAAGCTAGAGGTTAGACGAGATATTGCTCTAGTAAACAAGTATTCGGATACTTTGTTGGACGAATATCATGTGCCTCCTATGTGGTGGGTTAAGAAGAACAAGGGTATGGTTCGACAAGCAGATGGATCGTGGCTGTTGATGGATCACGAAGATGATGATGTTTGTATCTcttaa